The genomic segment ATCCCCCTCGGCGCGCGACGCGTGCGGGAACATGTCTCCCCCATGCCCGCCCGCGTCACCGCCGATGCCTTCATCGGTCGCCGCCGCGAGCTCGCCGAGCTCGCGGCGGCGCTGGAGCGCGCCCGCGCCGGCCGGGCCGAGCTCGTCTTCGTGGCGGGCGAGTCGGGCGTCGGCAAGAGCCGGCTCGTCGACCACTTCGCCGACCACGCCCAGGCCGCGGGCGCCCGCGTGCTGTGGGGCGACTGCATCGACCTCGGCGACAACGAGCTGCCCTACGCGCCGATCGTCTCGGCGCTGCGCAGCCTCGCGCGCGGCGGCGACCCGGTCTTCGACGCGCTCGGCCCCGCGCGGGCCGAGCTGGCCCGGCTGCTGCCCGAGCTCGGCGCCCCGGCCGAGCTGCTCGTCGAGCCCTACGCCGGCAGTGCGCAGGGCCGCCTCTTCGAGCTGCTGCTGGCGCTCATGCGCGGGCTGTCCAGCGACGGGCCCGTCCTGCTGGTCATCGACGACCTGCACTGGGCCGACCGCTCGACGCGCGACTTCATGGCCTTCCTGGCCCGCAACCTCTGCGACCAGGCCGTCCTCGTCGTCGCCGCCTACCGCGTCGACGAGCTGCACCGCCGCCATCCGCTGCGCCCGCTGCTGGCCGAGCTCGAGCGCTCCGACGTGGCGCGCCGCCTGCCCGTCGAGCGCTTCACCCGCGCCGAGCTCGGCGCGCAGCTGGCCAACATCCTGGGCGCCGAGCCCGACGGCGGCCTGCTCGAGCGCGTCTGGGGCCGCAGCGAGGGCAACGCGCTGTACGCCGAGGAGATCCTCGCGGCCGAGCGCGAGGGCGACGGGACCCTGCCCGAGTCGCTGCGCGAGGCGCTCATGCTGCGCGTCGAGGCGCTCGGACCCGACACGCAGGAGGTCCTGCGCTGGGTCGCCGCGGCCCGCCGCGTCGAGCACGACGTGCTGCAGGAGGCCGCCCCGATCGGCGCGCGCGAGCTGCGAGATGCGCTGCGCGAGGCCGTCGCCCACCACGTGCTGCTGACCCAGGCCGACGGGACGATCGCGTTCCGCCACGCGCTGCTGCGCGAGGCCGTCCACGACGACCTGCTGCCGGGCGAGCGCGCCGAGCTGCACCGGCGCCTGGCGCTCGTGCTCGATGCACGCGTCGGCGAGCACCCGTGCCTCGGGCTCGGCCGCGCCGCCGAGATCGCCCATCACTTCGACGCCGCCGGCGACCAGCCCGCCGCGCTGCGGGCGGCCGTCCGCGCGGCCGAGGCCGCCGAGCGCGTCCACGCCGAGGGCGAGACCGCCGCGCTCTACGAGCGCGCGCTGGAGCTGTGGGACCGCGTCGAGAACGCCGAGGCGCTGGCGGGCTGCGACCACGTCGAGCTGCTGCACCGCGCGGCCCACGCCCACACCCACGACCACGGCCGCTCGATCGTCCTGTCCAAGCAGGCGCTCGGCGAGCTCGACCAGCAGCGCGACCCCGGCCGCGCCGCGCTGCTGCTCGAGCGTCTGGGCAAGGCGCGCTGGTCGCAGGGCAAGGGCGAGATCGCGCTGCAGGCCTGGGACGCCGCGCTCGACCTCCTGCCCGCCGACCCGCCCTCGGAGGAGCGCGCGCGGCTGCTGGCCTCCAAGGCCGCCGGGCTCATGCTGTGGGGCCGCTACGCCGACGGCCTGCTCATGGCCGACGAGGCGCTGGAGGCCGCCGGCGCGGTCGGCTCGCGCTTCGCGACGATGCACGCGCTGAACACGAAGGGCATCTGCTCGCTGGCGACCGACCTCGAGGCCGGCCTGGCCCTGCTGCGCGAGGCGATGGACATGGCGCGGACCGACGGCGAGGTCGACCAGCTCGTGCGCGGCTACATCAACCTGTCCGATGCGCTGCACCTCGCGGGGCGCACCCGCGAGGCCCATGCGCTGCTGGTCGCGGGGCGCGAGGAGCTGCGGGCGCTGGGCCGCCACGCCACCTGGCTGGACCTCCAGCAGGCCGAGATGGCCTACCACCTCGGCCTGTGGGACGAGGCCGACGAGCTCATGCCGCCCGAGCTGGGCCGCGGCCGCCAGGGCATGACGCGCGTGTTCTTCGAGATGCGCCGCGCCGAGCTCGAGCTGGCCCGCGGCGACAACGACAGCGCGCGCGACCGCCTCGACCTGGCCCGCGAGCTCGTCCGCCGCTCCTACGAACCGCAGTGGCACGCGCCGATCGCGTCCCTGACGGCCGGCCTGGAGCGCCGCGAGCGCCGGCTGGACGCCGCGCGCGCGGCGATCCGCGAGGGCCTGGACCGCGTCACCGACACCGGCGAGGTCGAGGACGGCGCCCGCCTGGCGCGGATCCTCGGCGCCGCCGCCGGCGTCGAGGCCGACGCCGCCCAGCAGGCGCGCGACCTCGGGCGCCACGGCGAGGAGGCCGCCGCCGCCGCGGCCGCGGCGGACTACGCGCGGCGCACCCGGGAGGCCGCCGCGCTGCCGTTCGCCTCGCACATCCCCGAGGCGCGGGGCTTCGCCCTGGCGGCCGAGGGCGAGGCGGCCGCGGCGGCCGGCCGGCCCGACCCCGAGCCGTGGGCGCGCGCCGCGGAGCTGTGGGAGGGCATCGAGCGCCCGTTCCGCGCCGGCCGTGCCCGCTGGATGGAGGCCGAGGCGCACCTGGCCCGCGGCGACCGCGCCGCCGCCGAGGCGGCCGCGACCGCGGCGATGGCCGTCGCGCGCGAGCTGCGCATCGGGTGGATGGCCGACGAGGTCGCCGGCCTGGCCCGGCGCGGCCGGCTGCGCCTCCCCGACGGCGTCGAGCCCGGCGCCGCCGCGCCCGCGCCCGGCGCGGCCGAGGCGGCGCGCGACCCCGCGGCCGAGCTCGGGCTCACGCCGCGCGAGCGCGACGTCCTGGCGCTGGTCGCCGAGGGCGCCACGAACCGCGAGATCGGCGAGCGGCTGTTCATGGCCGAGAAGACCGCCTCGGTCCACGTGTCGCGGATCCTGGCCAAGCTCGACGTCCGCAGCCGCACCGAGGCGGCGGCGGTCGCGCACCGGCTCGGCCTCGAGCAGGGGCCCGCCGCAGGACGCCTGGCCGCCGCCGGCTGACCGGTTCGCGCGGCCATGATCTAGGGTCGGGCCATGACGTCCGTGGGCTTCCTGGGGCTGGGGATCATGGGGTCGCGCATGGCGGCCAACCTGCAGCGCGCCGGCTTCGAGGTGACGGCCTGGACGCGCACGGCCGGCAAGGCCGACGCCTGGGCGCAGGAGCACGGCGCCCGCGCGGCCGCCACGCCCGCGGAGGCCGCGGCGGGCGCCGACGCGGTCATCTCGATGGTCGTCGACGGCCCGCAGGTCGAGGCGGTCCTGCTCGGCGACGACGGCGCCGCCTCCGGCGCGACCGCGGGCACGCTGTTCGTCGACATGTCGACGATCGCGCCCACCGACGCGCGACGCATCGGCACCGCGCTGACCCAGGACGGCCACGCCTTCGTCGACGCGCCGGTCACCGGGTCCTCGCCCAAGGCGGAGGACGGCACGCTGACCATCATGGCCGGCGGCGCCGAGGAGGACGTCGCCCGCGCCCGGCCGTTCTTCGAGGCCATGGGCTCGCTGATCATCCACGTCGGCGGGCCGGGCGACGGGCAGCGGATCAAGCTCATCAGCAACTCGGTGGCGGCCGCCAACTGCGTGACGCTGGCCCAGGCGCTCGTGGCGGCCTCGGCCGGCGGGCTGGACCTGGCCCGGCTGACCGAGGTCCTCGGCGCCGGCGCGGCGGCGTCCGCGATGGTCACGCTGAAGGCCGGGCCGATGCGCGAGCACGACTACACCACGCTCTTCAAGACCGAGCACATGCTCAAGGACGTGCGCCTGTGCCTCGAGGAGGCGCAGGCCGCCGGTGTGCCGTTCCCGGCGGCCGCCCTGGCGCGCGACGCGCTGGTCGCGGCGGTCGGCCGCGGCTTCGGAGACGCGGACTTCGCGGCCGTCCTGGAGGTCTTCGAGGGCATGGCGGGCCTGCGCATCGGCGAGCCCTGACCGCACGCCGACGTTCAGAATGAGCGTCTACGCGCCAACTTTTGCGGCCGGAAAGTCGGCCGTTAGCAGGGAGATTTTGGGATCTTCACATGGTGTGTGACAATCTGGGTCCTTCCCGCAGCAGCCTCCGGGGTACCGGTGGAGGCGCGGGATTTCTGTCGTCACTTACCTCTGAACCCCCTCCTATGCCTATTGCGATCAAGGAATGGGCGGTCACCGTCCGCGCCCTCGCCGAGGGTGAGCAGCTCGTCACCCTCCGCAAGGGCGGTGTCGGCGAGCCGAGCCGGAACTTCACGCTCGAGCACGACCGCTTCTTCCTCTACCCGACGTTCGATCACCAGCGCTACGACCTTGTGCGTGATTCGCACCAGCCGGAGCTGCGCCGCGCCCTCGAAGAGGGCGTATGGCCCGATGGTGATCCGCCGCTGCACGCGCTGACCCGCGACGGCGGCATCGGCCAGCCCGACCGCGTGCGCATCCGCGCATGGGCCGAGGTGGCCGCCTCATGGACGATCACCGACCCGCGTTCGGTCGGCGAGCTGTCCCCGTACTACGTGTGGACGACCGACTACGCCGAGAAGCGCCTGGCGTGGAAGCGTCGCCACCCCCTGCATGTCGTCCTCCTGCGCACCTACCGCATCCCGCGGCCGGTCACTGTGCGGGTCAAGGACGAGTTCGGCGGCTGCCGGTCGTGGCTGGAGATCACGCGCGACCTGCCGTTCGAGGGCACCCCGGTGCTCTCCGACGACGAGTTCGACCGGGCGTACGAGCAGATCGCCGAGATCTGCGACGCGCGGGTCCCGGCGCTCGCCTGAGCGCGCCGGCCGACACTGAGGCGTCCGCGGAGCATCGCTGCTCCGCGGCGCGCCGCGTGCTCGTCATCGGCATCGGCGGTGGCGGTGACGTCGCCGGCGCCCTCGCGGCGGCCGAGGCCATCCGCGCGCTGGGCACCGAGGCCGTCGTCGGCGGCATCACCTGGGAGCGCCGCCCGGTCGATCCGCTGCCCGGTCCCCGCCGGCTGGACGAGATCATCGGGGCCGAGGTCCTGCACGAGGCCGTCGCCCTGGCCGCCCCGGCGACCACCGGACCCGGCGGCTTCCGCTTCTGCGAGGCCGACATGGCGGCCTTCCTCGGCGAGCCGACGGTCCTGGTCGATCCCAACCCCGGGCCCGCGGCGATCGCGGCCGGGCTCGACGTCGCCGCCCGGCATCTCGGCTGCGACCTCGTCGTGCTGCTCGACGTCGGCGGCGACGTCCTGGCCCACGGCCACGAGCCGGGGCTGGCCAGCCCGCTGGCCGACGCCACGATGCTCGCCGCCGCGCCGCGCATGGCGACGCCGGTGCTCGGGGTCGTGTTCGGCGCGGGCTGCGACGGCGAGCTGACCCCGGCCGAGGTGCGCGAGCGCCTCGCCGAGGTGGCGGCCGCCGGCGGGGACCTCGGCGAGCTCGCGCTGCCCGGCGCCGCGCTGGACCGGGTCGAGGCCGCGCTGGCCGTCGTGACGACGGAGGCCAGCGCGATGGCGATGCGCTGCGCCCGCGGCGAGACCGGGGTGGTGCCGATCCGCGGGGGGCGCCGCAGCGTGCCGCTCACGGCCGACGGCGGGCGCCTGTCGTGCTTCGACCCGGTCGTCGCGATGGGCTCGGCGGCACGCCTGGCCGCCGCCGTCGCGCAGGCCTGCAGCCTGCAGGATGCCCAGGCGATCCTCGCCGCCCGCGGCGTGCGCACCGAGCTCGACTACGAGCGCGACGCCGCGGCCGCCACCGGCTGACGCCGACGCCGCTCAGACCAGCAGCTCGGTGCCGATCCAGGCGATGAGCGCCACGACGACGAGCGCGGCGACCAGCCCGAGCAGGATCCGTGACGGGGCGTCGATGCCCGCGCGCGCCCGGGCCGAGCGCCCGTCGGGGGCGGGCAGCAGATCGGCCTGCAGCAGCACCTCGCGGGCGGTCTGCACCCCCGACCGCGGCACGAGGACGTCGCGCGGGCCGGCGGCCAGCATGTCGGGCACGTCGAAGCCGCGGGAGCGCCGCAGCATGGACGGGACGCCCTCCTCGAGCAGCATGCCCTGGATGAGCTCGGCCTCGGCCTGGTGGCGGCCGCCGGCGACCCGGACGAGCTCGCCCTCGCTGAGCTGGGGCTTGATCTTGCGCGCCCGGGCGTGCGCCTCGGTGACCACGGCGTCCGCGCCGCGCGGGCCGGGGTGGACGAGCGGCATGCCACAGGCCGCGCAGAAGCGCTCGTGCAACGGGTGCGCGGTCCCGCACGAGGGGCAGACGAGCGCCGCGGGCTCAGGCCGAGCCATGCGCGCTCCCGCCGCCCATCAGCCCTCGACCTGGACCTCGGCCTCGCTGACCTGGCCGTCGGCGATCCGCCAGTTGCGGACCTCGGGCTCGTCGCCGGCGACGCCGATGATGAGCCACTCCATGCCGGGCCAGTTGGCCGCGAAGTTGATGTCGGTCTGCGACGGGCGCGGGGCCGATCGCGTGTGGGAGTGGTAGATGACCGCCTCCTCGACCTGCCCGAGCGCCAGCACGTCGGCGGGGGCGAACTCGAAGCGCAGCGGGCTGTGCGCAGTGTTCTGCACCGGCACGACGTCGACCGCGCGCCCGTCCCGGAGCACCACGAACCCGCAGCACTCCACCGGCGCCTCGCGCCGGGCGTGGTCGACGATCTGCTGCAGCAGGGCGGGCGCGATCTTCATCGCGTCAGACCCTAGCGAGCGCGCCCGGCCACCCAGCGCAGCACGAAGCCGCCCGGCGTGCCGCCGGGGCGCCGCGGCGCTCGCCGCACGGGCGAGGCCGCGTCACTCGCTCTTGATCGCGGGCTTCTCGTCGTCGCGGTGCTCGCCGTTGATCGAGTCCTTGAACTCGCGCATGCCCTTGCCCATGGCGCGGCCCGCCTCGGGCAGCTTCTTGGGGCCCAGCACGATGAGCGCGATGACGAGGATGACGATCAACTCGGGAAAGCCGATTCCGGGCATAGATGCAGTCTCTCAGGGTCGGGTTGTCGTGAGACTAAGCCAAAGCGACAGCGTGTGTATCGGCTCTCGGCTGCCGGATCCTCACCACCACACCGTCGACTCGAGGTTCTCGACCTCGTCGACGGGCAGCGTGTAGATGCCGGAGGACAGGTACTTCCAGCCGTCGTCGCAGACGATGAACACGACGTTGCCCTCGTCCATCTCGCCCGCGATGCGCACGGCGATCGACGCGATGGCCCCCGAGGAGACGCCCGCGAAGATGCCCTCGTCGTCCAGGAGCCGGCGCGTCCAGATGATCGCGTCGCGGTTGGTCACGAAGATCTTGCGGTCCAGGACGGAGAGGTCGATGATCGGCGGGATGAAGCCGTCGTCGAGGGAGCGCAGCCCTTGGACGGGCTCGCCCTGCATGGGCTCGGCGGCGACGATCTTGACCGCGTCGCCCAGCTCCTCCTTGAAGCGCCGGCCGTTGCCCATCAGCGTGCCGCCCGTGCCCAGGCCCGCCACGAACGCAGCGATCTGGCCGTCGAGCTCCTCGAGGATCTCGGGCGCCGTGCCCTCGTAGTGGGCGCGCGGGTTGGCCGGGTTGCCGTACTGGTAGGGCATGTAGTACGACGGGTCGGACCCGGCCATCTCCAGCGCCATGGCGACGGCGCCGTTGGAGCCCTGGCTGCCGGGCGAGTACACGATCTCGGCGCCGTACATCTTCAGCAGCTGGGTGCGCTCGGGCGTGACGTTGTCGGGCATGACCACCTTGAGGCGGTAGCCCTTGCGCTTGGCGATCATCGCCAGCGAGATGCCGGTGTTGCCCGAGGTCGGCTCGAGGATCGTGGTGTCGGGCCCGATCGCGCCCTTCTCCTCGGCGTCCTCGATGAGCGCCCGCGCGACGCGGTCCTTGACCGAGCCCGTCGGGTTGAACGACTCCATCTTGGCCCAGATGCGGACGCCCGGCTTCGGCGACAGCCGCCGCATCTCGATGAGCGGCGTGTTGCCGATGGCCTGGACGATGTCGCTGTAGCGACCGCCGCAGGGCCGGTTCTTCAGAGGCGGGAGACCCATACTTCACGAAATATAGCGCTGCGCCGCAGCACGCCTGAAGGCCTCACACACCGGCACGACCACGCCGCCGGCACCCGCGGGACCCGCCCCCTGGGCGGACGCTCGCCAAGGAGCTCATCGCCCTCCGGGCGACGCCCCTCCCGCCATGGCCGGCAGGATCACCAGCACGTCGCCCTCGCCGACCCCGGTGGTCAGCCCGTCGAGGACGCGGACGTCCTCGTCGTTGAGGTAGACGTTGACGTAGCGGTTGAGCTCGCCGTCGGCGCCGAAGAGCTGGCCGCGGGTGTCGGGGTGCGCGGTGGCCAGGCCCTCGAGCACCTCGCCGACGGTGCCGCCGTCGGCCTGGACCTCGCGCTCGCCGCCCACGGACGGGCGCAGCACGGGCGGGATGCGGATCGTCGCCATAGGTCGTGGACCCTAGCCCGCCGCGGCGCAGAACGCCTCGTAGTCGGGGAACACGCCGAGCTCGTCGTCGGTGATCGACTCCGGCTCGCGCGAGCAGATCGGGCACTCCGGGTCGCGGCGCACCTTCAGCTCGGTCGTCGTCGCACCCAGCGCGTCGTAGATCAGCAGGCGCCCGATGAGCGGGTCGCCCTCCCCGATGATGAGCTTGATGACCTCGGTGGCCTGCAGCAGGCCCATCGTGCCGGGCAGCACGCCCAGAACGCCGTTGGCGCCGCAGGACGGCGCCAGCTCGGCCGGAGGCGGCTGGCGGAACAGGCAGCGGTAGCACGGCCCGTCGTAGGGGGCGAAGACGCTGAGCTGGCCCTCGAAGCCGAGGATCGCGGCGCTGACGACCGGGATCTTCAGCCGCACGGAGGCGTCGTTGAGCAGGTAGCGCGTCGGGAAGTTGTCGACACCGTCGACGACGATGTC from the Baekduia soli genome contains:
- a CDS encoding helix-turn-helix transcriptional regulator; amino-acid sequence: MPARVTADAFIGRRRELAELAAALERARAGRAELVFVAGESGVGKSRLVDHFADHAQAAGARVLWGDCIDLGDNELPYAPIVSALRSLARGGDPVFDALGPARAELARLLPELGAPAELLVEPYAGSAQGRLFELLLALMRGLSSDGPVLLVIDDLHWADRSTRDFMAFLARNLCDQAVLVVAAYRVDELHRRHPLRPLLAELERSDVARRLPVERFTRAELGAQLANILGAEPDGGLLERVWGRSEGNALYAEEILAAEREGDGTLPESLREALMLRVEALGPDTQEVLRWVAAARRVEHDVLQEAAPIGARELRDALREAVAHHVLLTQADGTIAFRHALLREAVHDDLLPGERAELHRRLALVLDARVGEHPCLGLGRAAEIAHHFDAAGDQPAALRAAVRAAEAAERVHAEGETAALYERALELWDRVENAEALAGCDHVELLHRAAHAHTHDHGRSIVLSKQALGELDQQRDPGRAALLLERLGKARWSQGKGEIALQAWDAALDLLPADPPSEERARLLASKAAGLMLWGRYADGLLMADEALEAAGAVGSRFATMHALNTKGICSLATDLEAGLALLREAMDMARTDGEVDQLVRGYINLSDALHLAGRTREAHALLVAGREELRALGRHATWLDLQQAEMAYHLGLWDEADELMPPELGRGRQGMTRVFFEMRRAELELARGDNDSARDRLDLARELVRRSYEPQWHAPIASLTAGLERRERRLDAARAAIREGLDRVTDTGEVEDGARLARILGAAAGVEADAAQQARDLGRHGEEAAAAAAAADYARRTREAAALPFASHIPEARGFALAAEGEAAAAAGRPDPEPWARAAELWEGIERPFRAGRARWMEAEAHLARGDRAAAEAAATAAMAVARELRIGWMADEVAGLARRGRLRLPDGVEPGAAAPAPGAAEAARDPAAELGLTPRERDVLALVAEGATNREIGERLFMAEKTASVHVSRILAKLDVRSRTEAAAVAHRLGLEQGPAAGRLAAAG
- a CDS encoding NAD(P)-dependent oxidoreductase; this encodes MTSVGFLGLGIMGSRMAANLQRAGFEVTAWTRTAGKADAWAQEHGARAAATPAEAAAGADAVISMVVDGPQVEAVLLGDDGAASGATAGTLFVDMSTIAPTDARRIGTALTQDGHAFVDAPVTGSSPKAEDGTLTIMAGGAEEDVARARPFFEAMGSLIIHVGGPGDGQRIKLISNSVAAANCVTLAQALVAASAGGLDLARLTEVLGAGAAASAMVTLKAGPMREHDYTTLFKTEHMLKDVRLCLEEAQAAGVPFPAAALARDALVAAVGRGFGDADFAAVLEVFEGMAGLRIGEP
- a CDS encoding DUF1802 family protein yields the protein MVCDNLGPSRSSLRGTGGGAGFLSSLTSEPPPMPIAIKEWAVTVRALAEGEQLVTLRKGGVGEPSRNFTLEHDRFFLYPTFDHQRYDLVRDSHQPELRRALEEGVWPDGDPPLHALTRDGGIGQPDRVRIRAWAEVAASWTITDPRSVGELSPYYVWTTDYAEKRLAWKRRHPLHVVLLRTYRIPRPVTVRVKDEFGGCRSWLEITRDLPFEGTPVLSDDEFDRAYEQIAEICDARVPALA
- a CDS encoding DUF1152 domain-containing protein, coding for MLVIGIGGGGDVAGALAAAEAIRALGTEAVVGGITWERRPVDPLPGPRRLDEIIGAEVLHEAVALAAPATTGPGGFRFCEADMAAFLGEPTVLVDPNPGPAAIAAGLDVAARHLGCDLVVLLDVGGDVLAHGHEPGLASPLADATMLAAAPRMATPVLGVVFGAGCDGELTPAEVRERLAEVAAAGGDLGELALPGAALDRVEAALAVVTTEASAMAMRCARGETGVVPIRGGRRSVPLTADGGRLSCFDPVVAMGSAARLAAAVAQACSLQDAQAILAARGVRTELDYERDAAAATG
- a CDS encoding zinc ribbon domain-containing protein, coding for MARPEPAALVCPSCGTAHPLHERFCAACGMPLVHPGPRGADAVVTEAHARARKIKPQLSEGELVRVAGGRHQAEAELIQGMLLEEGVPSMLRRSRGFDVPDMLAAGPRDVLVPRSGVQTAREVLLQADLLPAPDGRSARARAGIDAPSRILLGLVAALVVVALIAWIGTELLV
- a CDS encoding Mov34/MPN/PAD-1 family protein, with product MKIAPALLQQIVDHARREAPVECCGFVVLRDGRAVDVVPVQNTAHSPLRFEFAPADVLALGQVEEAVIYHSHTRSAPRPSQTDINFAANWPGMEWLIIGVAGDEPEVRNWRIADGQVSEAEVQVEG
- a CDS encoding Sec-independent protein translocase subunit TatA/TatB, with amino-acid sequence MPGIGFPELIVILVIALIVLGPKKLPEAGRAMGKGMREFKDSINGEHRDDEKPAIKSE
- a CDS encoding PLP-dependent cysteine synthase family protein; amino-acid sequence: MGLPPLKNRPCGGRYSDIVQAIGNTPLIEMRRLSPKPGVRIWAKMESFNPTGSVKDRVARALIEDAEEKGAIGPDTTILEPTSGNTGISLAMIAKRKGYRLKVVMPDNVTPERTQLLKMYGAEIVYSPGSQGSNGAVAMALEMAGSDPSYYMPYQYGNPANPRAHYEGTAPEILEELDGQIAAFVAGLGTGGTLMGNGRRFKEELGDAVKIVAAEPMQGEPVQGLRSLDDGFIPPIIDLSVLDRKIFVTNRDAIIWTRRLLDDEGIFAGVSSGAIASIAVRIAGEMDEGNVVFIVCDDGWKYLSSGIYTLPVDEVENLESTVWW
- a CDS encoding MoaD/ThiS family protein, whose product is MATIRIPPVLRPSVGGEREVQADGGTVGEVLEGLATAHPDTRGQLFGADGELNRYVNVYLNDEDVRVLDGLTTGVGEGDVLVILPAMAGGASPGGR